The following proteins are co-located in the Neomonachus schauinslandi chromosome 8, ASM220157v2, whole genome shotgun sequence genome:
- the SMPDL3A gene encoding acid sphingomyelinase-like phosphodiesterase 3a isoform X2, whose product MIWTGDSPPHVPVHELSTDKVIDVIANMTTTIRSVFPNLQVFPALGNHDYWPQDQLPVVTSKVYNAVADLWKPWLDEEAIHTLQKGGFYSQKVSPNLNLRIISLNTNLYYGPNIVTLNETDPANQFEWLENTLNTSQQNKEKVYIIAHIPVGYLPYSGSTTAMREVHNEKLIDIFRKYSSVIAGQFYGHTHRDSMMVLSDKKGSPINSLFVAPAVTPVKSVLQKQTNNPGVRLFQYDPHDYKLLDMLQYYLNLTDANLKGESNWKLEYVLTQTYSIEDLQPKSLYGLAKQFAVLGSEQFTKYYNYFFVSYDSSVICDGKCKTYQICAFLSLDHSSYVDCLKQHYIKYHP is encoded by the exons ATGATATGGACAGG GGATAGCCCACCTCATGTTCCAGTGCATGAACTCTCAACAGACAAAGTCATAGATGTAATTGCTAATATGACAACCACCATCCGGAGTGTCTTTCCAAATCTCCAGGTTTTCCCTGCGCTGGGTAATCATGACTATTGGCCACAG GATCAACTGCCTGTAGTCACCAGCAAGGTATACAATGCAGTAGCAGATCTCTGGAAACCCTGGTTAGATGAAGAAGCTATTCATACTTTACAGAAAG ggGGCTTTTATTCACAGAAAGTATCACCTAATCTGAACCTTAGGATCATCAGTCTAAACACAAACTTGTACTATGGCCCAAATATTGTGACTCTGAATGAGACTGACCCAGCAAATCAGTTTGAATGGCTGGAGAATACACTGAACACCTCTCAGCAAAATAAGGAGAAG GTGTACATCATAGCACATATTCCGGTGGGGTATCTGCCCTATTCCGGCAGCACAACAGCAATGAGGGAAGTCCATAATGAGAAATTGatagatattttcagaaaatacagcAGTGTCATTGCAGGACAATTTTATGGACACACTCACAGAGATAGCATGATGGTTCTTTCTGATAAAAAAG GAAGTCCAATAAATTCTTTGTTTGTGGCTCCTGCTGTTACCCCAGTGAAGAGTGTTTTGCAAAAACAGACCAACAATCCTGGCGTCAGGCTATTTCAGTATGATCCTCATGATTATAAATTATTG GATATGTTGCAGTATTATTTGAACCTGACAGATGCAAATCTAAAGGGAGAATCCAATTGGAAGCTGGAGTATGTGCTGACTCAGACCTACAGCATTGAAGATTTGCAGCCAAAAAGTTTGTATGGATTAGCTAAACAATTTGCAGTCCTAGGCAGTGAGCAGTTTACAAAATACTACAATTACTTCTTTGTGAGTTACGACAGCAGTGTAATTTGCGATGGGAAGTGTAAGACCTATCAAATTTGTGCATTTTTGAGTCTTGATCATAGTTCCTATGTAGATTGCCTCAAACAACATTATATAAAGTACCATCCCTAG
- the SMPDL3A gene encoding acid sphingomyelinase-like phosphodiesterase 3a isoform X1: protein MALLGALVCCLLVAWHGRPGLGLPLAPGGSPGPAPAMGQFWHVTDLHLDPTYHITDDHTKVCASSKGANASNPGPFGDVLCDSPYHLILSAFDFIKSSGQEASFMIWTGDSPPHVPVHELSTDKVIDVIANMTTTIRSVFPNLQVFPALGNHDYWPQDQLPVVTSKVYNAVADLWKPWLDEEAIHTLQKGGFYSQKVSPNLNLRIISLNTNLYYGPNIVTLNETDPANQFEWLENTLNTSQQNKEKVYIIAHIPVGYLPYSGSTTAMREVHNEKLIDIFRKYSSVIAGQFYGHTHRDSMMVLSDKKGSPINSLFVAPAVTPVKSVLQKQTNNPGVRLFQYDPHDYKLLDMLQYYLNLTDANLKGESNWKLEYVLTQTYSIEDLQPKSLYGLAKQFAVLGSEQFTKYYNYFFVSYDSSVICDGKCKTYQICAFLSLDHSSYVDCLKQHYIKYHP from the exons ATGGCACTGCTGGGTGCGCTCGTCTGCTGCCTGTTGGTCGCCTGGCACGGCCGTCCCGGGCTCGGGCTGCCCCTGGCGCCCGGTGGCAGCCCGGGTCCCGCTCCGGCCATGG GACAGTTTTGGCATGTGACTGACTTGCACTTAGACCCTACTTACCACATCACAGATGACCACACAAAAGTGTGTGCTTCATCTAAAGGCGCCAATGCCTCCAATCCTGGCCCTTTTGGAGATGTTCTGTGTGATTCTCCATATCACCTTATTTTGTCAgcatttgattttattaaaagttCAGGACAAGAAGCATCTTTCATGATATGGACAGG GGATAGCCCACCTCATGTTCCAGTGCATGAACTCTCAACAGACAAAGTCATAGATGTAATTGCTAATATGACAACCACCATCCGGAGTGTCTTTCCAAATCTCCAGGTTTTCCCTGCGCTGGGTAATCATGACTATTGGCCACAG GATCAACTGCCTGTAGTCACCAGCAAGGTATACAATGCAGTAGCAGATCTCTGGAAACCCTGGTTAGATGAAGAAGCTATTCATACTTTACAGAAAG ggGGCTTTTATTCACAGAAAGTATCACCTAATCTGAACCTTAGGATCATCAGTCTAAACACAAACTTGTACTATGGCCCAAATATTGTGACTCTGAATGAGACTGACCCAGCAAATCAGTTTGAATGGCTGGAGAATACACTGAACACCTCTCAGCAAAATAAGGAGAAG GTGTACATCATAGCACATATTCCGGTGGGGTATCTGCCCTATTCCGGCAGCACAACAGCAATGAGGGAAGTCCATAATGAGAAATTGatagatattttcagaaaatacagcAGTGTCATTGCAGGACAATTTTATGGACACACTCACAGAGATAGCATGATGGTTCTTTCTGATAAAAAAG GAAGTCCAATAAATTCTTTGTTTGTGGCTCCTGCTGTTACCCCAGTGAAGAGTGTTTTGCAAAAACAGACCAACAATCCTGGCGTCAGGCTATTTCAGTATGATCCTCATGATTATAAATTATTG GATATGTTGCAGTATTATTTGAACCTGACAGATGCAAATCTAAAGGGAGAATCCAATTGGAAGCTGGAGTATGTGCTGACTCAGACCTACAGCATTGAAGATTTGCAGCCAAAAAGTTTGTATGGATTAGCTAAACAATTTGCAGTCCTAGGCAGTGAGCAGTTTACAAAATACTACAATTACTTCTTTGTGAGTTACGACAGCAGTGTAATTTGCGATGGGAAGTGTAAGACCTATCAAATTTGTGCATTTTTGAGTCTTGATCATAGTTCCTATGTAGATTGCCTCAAACAACATTATATAAAGTACCATCCCTAG
- the FABP7 gene encoding fatty acid-binding protein, brain: MVEAFCATWKLTDSQNFDEYMKALGVGFATRQVGNVTKPTVIISQDGDKVVIRTQSTFKNTEISFHLGEEFDETTADDRNCKSVVSLDGDKLVHVQKWDGKETNFVREIKDGKMAMTLTFGDVVAVRHYEKA, from the exons ATGGTGGAGGCTTTCTGTGCTACCTGGAAGCTGACGGACAGCCAGAACTTTGATGAGTATATGAAGGCTCTAG GTGTGGGCTTTGCCACTAGGCAGGTGGGAAATGTGACTAAACCAACAGTCATCATCAGTCAGGATGGGGACAAAGTGGTGATCAGGACTCAAAGCACATTTAAGAACACAGAGATTAGTTTCCATCTGGGAGAAGAGTTTGACGAAACCACTGCAGACGACAGAAACTGTAAG TCTGTTGTTAGCCTGGATGGGGACAAACTTGTTCATGTACAGAAATGGGAtggcaaagaaacaaattttgtaagagaaattaaggatggCAAAATGGCTATG ACTCTTACTTTTGGTGATGTGGTTGCTGTTCGCCACTATGAGAAGGCATAG